CTCTCGAACATGAACGACCACGGCGCGGAGAACAGCGCGAACGAGTTCTACCACGCGTGGTTCGAGAATGGCAGCGCGTCATGGGATCGCGTGGGCGCATCGACCTACGGCCCGGCCCCGGGCTTTTTGACGGGCGGCCCGAACCCGAGCTACGACTGGGACGGCTGCTGCCCGGGCAATTGCGGCAGCGCCGAGAACAACGCCGTCTGCGCGTCGGAGGCGATCAACCCGCCGAAGGGGCAACCTGCGCAGAAGTCGTACAAGGACTTCAACACGAGCTGGCCCTTGAACTCGTGGTCCGTCACCGAGAATTCGAACGGCTACCAGGTCGCGTACATCCGGCTGCTCTCCAAATTCGTGAAGTAGTCCCCGCCATTCCCCCTTGACGAGCCGCGCCGTCCGCGCGACGACGATCGTGTCCCATGCGATCGAGGCGCCTCTTTCTGGCCGTGGATCCGAGCGAAACCTGCCAGGCGAAGATCGCCGAGGCCGTGAGCCGAGCGCGCACGTCCGCCCCGCGGGCCAAATGGGTCCGGACGGAGGGGATTCACGTGACGCTCGTGTTCCTCGGCGCGGTGGCGGAGGAGCTCGTGCCCGCGGTGGTGGCGAACGCGGAGGCCGTCGCGGCGAGGCACGCGCCGCTCACGCTGCGATTCGAGGGCGCCGGGTGTTTCGGCGGGCGGAAGCCGAGGGTTTTGTGGGCCGGGGTCGAGGGCGACGTGCCGGCGCTCGGGCTCGTGCAAAAAGAGCTGTCGGAGGCGCTCGTGGAGGTCGGGTACGTGCCGGAGGAGCGCGTCTTTTCGCCGCACCTCACCCTGGCGCGCGCCTCGGGCTTCGGCGGAGACACGGGGCTCGTGCTGGCCGCGCGGTCGCTCGCGGGAGAATCGTTCGGCGAGGTGGACGTGCGGGAGATCGTGCTTTACGAGAGCGTGCTTTCGCCCGCGGGGGCGCGATACGAGGCCGTGACGCGATTGCCGCTCGGGGGGGCGCCGCCGCCTTTGCATTGAGGGCGGCGTCGGGGTGGGTGAGGCTCAGCCGCCGGAGGGGTTTTCGTTGGTCGGCGTCGTCGTCGTCGGCGGCGCCTCGGCGGGCGGCGTGACCTCTTCGCCTGCGAGGGCGCGGCTCGTCGGGCGGACGCGCTCGGCGAGGTCTTTTCGGCCGGCGAGGCGGAAGAGGCCGACGAGGGTGTCGGCGATGCCTTGATGGTCCTCGATCCAGGCGAACACTCGTTGCTCGCGGAGGCCGAGCTGATCGGCGAGCTCCTGCTCCTCGCGTTTCATGGTGGCGAGTGATTTGTCGAGCATGCTCGCCTTCGTGGCGAGCGTCTGGGCCATTGCGGCGCTGTCGAAGGTGATGCCCTCGACGGTGACGAGGAACGGCTTTTTGATCATCAGGTTCGAGACGCTCTCGGCGTGGCTCACGAGCTCGCGGGGCGCGCGTGGTGTCTCTCCTTCGAGGCTGTAGGTCGCGATCCCCTCCGGGCCGAGCGCGTCCGAGACCATCGATTTGACGCGCACGGCGGCGCGGAGGAGGTCGGCGGTGACCGAATCACGCTCCTCGCGCAGGCCGACGTCGTCGGAGCGCTCGGCGAGGACGCGGTGCTCGGCCTCGTCGAGGGATTGGGCCGACGCGCCGAGGGTATCGGTCAAGAAGGCGAGGAGGACGTGAAAGAACTCCTTCGTCGCCATGGTATTCACGCCTTGCACGGAGATCGCGCGCGCCGCGAGCCTCTCGGCGACCTGCTCGGCGTGTGTCTTCGCGGCATGAACGACATGCTCGCTCGATTGAATGCGGTTATCGACCTGCCTGGACTTCTTCGCCACGAACGACCTCCCTCACGTGAAGCGCCCGACCTCCCCGAGGCGGACATCGAGCGAGGGAGCTTACGAGCTTGCGCCCGTCGGTGTCCAGTCCGGACGTGCCGCGGACACGTTCCGTAAGTTACGGAGCACGATCGCGGCGGCCTGGGAGGGGTTCCGTCACCAAAACGGCGGCGTCGCGGGGGCAGATTTGTAGCTACGTACACAAAACGGAGGCGTCGCGGCGTCCGGATTTTGTTTTCGTCCGGGAAGCGGCGGCGTCGTGGGGGTCGATCGGGGGGATCGTCACGGCGCGGCGGGGGCGCGGGGGTCGATCGGGGGTTTTGTTCCGGGAGAGGTGGGGGCGCGGGGGGCGCGAATGGCTGATTTCGTGGCTTTTGCTGCTTTCGGGTGCTCCCCCGCCGCGACTGTCAATACGTCGACGGCACCTGCGGAAGCTGGCTCAGCCGTGACGGGCTCTCGTCGGCGAGGTCGTCGAACACCTCCCGGATCAGCGGCACCTTGTCGATGCCGGCCAGCGAACCGAGCACCACGTGTTTGGCCGACGCATACGTTCGTTGCCACGCGTTCCATGCCCCGGCCACGTCCGCCGTCATCGAGCGGCGCTCCGACCTGCCCGCGTGCACCTCCGCGTCGAACGTCTCGAGCGCCGCGCGCGTCTGCTCCACACGCGAGGACCAGCTCGCGTGCTCCGGCATCATGTGCTTCATCTTCTCGATCGCCTCGAGCGCGTGCTCCAGCCGCAAGAGCAGCTTCATCGGCGTACGCCGCACCGCCGTGCTGAGCGATTCTCCCTGGAGCAGGCGCGACGCGATCATGAACCCGTCGCGGCAAGCCTCGGCATAGTGGACCAGCGCGCGCAGCGTCTCGCGCGCCGCGAGGACCGGATCGGGCTCACCCTCGGGCGCCCGGTGCAGGTAGAGCTCCGGCACGCCGGCGCGGAGCAGCGCCGCCTCGAGCGCGTCGCTCGCCGCGGCCACGCGGCCCGCCATGAGGCGCAAGGTCCCGTCGAGCTCGTGATCGAGCCCGAGCAGGAGCGTGTTGATCTGCGCAGCAGTGAAGCGGCCATACGCGATGGCCTCGTAGGGATCCATGCGGGGGTCGGTCATGATCGACCTCTCGGTGGTGCGGGATTTTTGGGGAAGCGAGCCCCACCATTACTGCAAATAAAGGGCGGAGGTCAATCGGCGCGACGAGGACGACACCTCGACCCCCGCCGATCGTATAGTCTCTTCCAAAGAAGCCGATAAGCCGTGAGCGAAGACAAACCCGAAGGCGACGCCAGCCAGGCGAAAGCCGAAGCGAAACCCGAGGGCGGGGCAGGCCGGCGGCGCAAGCTCACGCTCGGCGCGCTCGGCGCCCTCGTGCTCGGCGCAGGCACCTTCGCCACGTTTTACGGGGCGCCACGATGGACCGCGTCACGAGACGCGAAGCGCGCGGGCGCAGCGCTCTTCCGTTGTCTCTTCGGCGAGACGCCCGCGGCAGGCGAGACGCCGGAGCGACGGCTGCGGAGGATCTTGCTCACGGCCGTGTCGTTGCCCGCGCCGGAGCGCGTCTCGGCAGAAGGCCCCGGGTGGCCCGGCCGATGCGCCACGCACGCCGAGGCGCTCGCGGACGCCGAGCGACGCAGAGGCCGCGCCACCCTCGCGCCGCCGCCGGATCTCGCGGCCCGCGTGATCCAGAAAGCGCAGGACATGTTCGCGCGATCGGACCTGCCGCTCGAGTCGATCTGGAGCATGGCCGATCCGGACGGCGGTCCCAGGGACGTGCCGCTGCCCCCCGCGCCCGCGTCGCCGGTCGATCTCGACGCGCCGAACCTCGGCGAGCGGATCACGTTCGGGGATCACTCCGCGGACGCCGTCCCCGGACGAACCCTGCGCCTCGTGTTCCGGGGTGATCGCGGCGGGCCGCCCATGGCGTGCGTGTTCCCCGCGGGGCTCGGCTCGGCCACGTGCACGCCGCTCGCGCCGCGCGCCCGCCTGCCGCGTCCGCACCTCTGGCCCTCGGCCGACGACGACGGGCCCGCGCTCGTCGCCGATCGGAGCTCGGCACGAACGACGTTTTACCGGGCCGACACCGGGCAGGCGTTCGGGGAGGCGTACCACGTGGTCGGCGGGTTCTCGGCGGCGAAGGAGGTCGTGGGCGTCGTCGAGATGGAGCTCGGACCACGAGGCGAGGAGCGCGCGCTCTGGCTCGATCGGAGCGAGGGCACGAGGCGCGTCGGTCACGCGCGGATCGATCCGCCGCCGCGCGTGCGCTTCTCGAGCGTGTTCGTCCTCGGCGACGCGCTCACGTGGATCGAGCCACGCGCGGGCAAACCCCACCTCCTGCTGCGCCGCCTCGGCACCTCGGCAGGCCCGCCCGGACCGATCGAGGACGCAGGCCCGCT
This DNA window, taken from Polyangium spumosum, encodes the following:
- the thpR gene encoding RNA 2',3'-cyclic phosphodiesterase — its product is MRSRRLFLAVDPSETCQAKIAEAVSRARTSAPRAKWVRTEGIHVTLVFLGAVAEELVPAVVANAEAVAARHAPLTLRFEGAGCFGGRKPRVLWAGVEGDVPALGLVQKELSEALVEVGYVPEERVFSPHLTLARASGFGGDTGLVLAARSLAGESFGEVDVREIVLYESVLSPAGARYEAVTRLPLGGAPPPLH